CAATGAATCAGCAGACGCCAGTAAAAATTCTTCCTCCATATAGTGGCGGCGATACAGAATGTCCTCCTCATAGTGCGGAGGTGATAATCGGGGTCCAGAGGAAGGCGCTAACTCCTCAATACTTTTAGTGGCAGTCAAGGGTCTACTACTGACATCATCCTTTTCCTCATCACCATCTTTTGCACTGGTACTAGCAGCAGCAGAGTTAAAATCTGCTAATTGCCGATATATTTTCCCTTTAGCAAAATAAAGCTTTGAAGGATCTCCATCTAGAGCCCTTGCAAGAATTTGGGACTTTGTTTCCCCGTTTTCAGAAGCAAACTGAAGCAATTGACAACAATGATTGCCTGCTGCAGAACTTGCAAAGGAGCTATTAGTTTCCTGAGCATTTGAACTCCTATCATCTCCTGAATTCATAAAGGAGTCCGATACAGATTCCAAGTATTTTGAGCTTGCTCCAACATGTCTCCATTTAGATGTGTCTCCCAGATTGCTGTTACCAAAAGACAGAGTTGCAATCTTACCTTCATCAACCCAATTCTCAGAGCCCTGATCCATCCAATCCTTAAATTCCTCCAACCACAATTTggatcgttccttcttcataaACTCAATTCTGTTTATCAAACTAGTTAGTTCACCTTCCTTATCAGACAGATCCTCCTCCCCGCCTTGTCGATCATCATCACATGAATCTTGCTCAAAGAACATGCTCATCCCAGGCTCTTCACTTTCAATGCAAGCAAGGCGAGAGAATTTTTTCTGCGAATAGAATTATGCAAAGCTATCTCATGTGAATATCAGCAGAAGAAGCAAAAGCACATGGTACTATCGCTACAAAAACATACCATGACTATATACGATAAAATCcatttcatttgcatttccacaAGCAGCTCAAGAACTTACCCTTTTTCCATTTATAAACCCTTCTTCCACTTCATTGTCTTCCCTAGCAGGAAAGTAAAATCCATAACTTGCTGGCCGACTGTGCCTTCTAGCAATAATTATCTGTCTCTTCCAAAATTCTCTTGTGCTCATTTCTTTGTCATCCAATTTTACCTACAGCAATATAACTATGAAAATGTCATGAAAATTTGCATTACACTAGCATCTCTAATTATTAATTACCAAAGTCCATTTCTTCCACcatgttaaattattttaaaaacaagAGCATAAGGCACAAAAAATCATAACACAACAGAAAGAAGAAAGTACAGTCCATGTGGAAAGAAAGAAAATCTCACCTCTTCAGGGTGACGGAAAAAGCTAAAAACAAGTGGCCGATACCATCGAGCACAACAAAGAGGATTCCCTTCAAGCCAAATATTCCTTAAGGCAGGAAGGCTTGAAAGGACCTCTAGCTCTACATAGTTTGAGATGATGTTGTAAGAGACATCAAGTCCTTCAATAGATTTCAAGTTCTCAATCCCTCGTAATGTAGTCAATGCATTATTCCTCAAAACAAGTTTAGATATATGGCACGTAACCTGCATGGTACAAAGAAGAGGAAGTAATGAGAAAGAAATTCCATGCACATTGCACAATATAACTGCTTTGTTTGCAATACCAACGCAGAATGATCACAGACACCATATTGTCTACGGTGTCTTCAAGCCAACAGGAATGCTACcaagaagaaaaggaagaaaactACTTTTAAAATTCCCTCAAGAAAAACCAAGCACAACCACAATGCAAAAGTAGGACATATAAGCAGCGATATTACACTCTATATGCCTTCACTTTCTGTGTTTCTCATGCTAAAATTTTATCTTGCACGTACAATCTCTGGCTCTTCTATACTAGATGAATCATGTTTGAATAAGGTTCAAAGCTTAAATTTGAAACCAACGGCTGCTAGTTCAGTGGTTATCAATTAATAACAGAgattattgtttgtttgttaaTGATGTGCAGAGGCTCCATGCTGATAGTTTATGAAGTTGTTGCCAAGTGCCAACACAAGCTTAGGCCCAAGAAATTAATAGCATGCATGGAAACAAAAGTGAAAAGGTGGCCATGCATAGCTTAGAACCAGTAAAAGTTGCAAGCCCATGTGATGATTTACCGAATCAAATTGCTCAAAAAATCAGATTCCATTTCTGAAAATGCATTGATTCAAGGCCTTGTAAACAAGTCTTTTCATAAAACTAAGTTTGGTTTTTCCTCTCACTAAAGGATATTCATCAAATTTGGAATCATTGAGGAGCTTTAGAGTTTCACTTTAATAGTCCAATTACAATTTGGTTTTCCAGCAGCCGTAGAAACCAAATTAACAAGGTATTTTTAGATTTATGTGTTACTGTTAGTTTAGTCTCATCGAAATTCCAGAAAATCAAAGATGTATATAGTGTTTTAATTTAGGACACTAATAAATTTTAGCACAAATAGGGATGTTGCCTGTTATTATCTTAAACTATTATTTTTCGGGATGCTCAGTTTCTCTTATTTTGGATGTCTTACTCCGTCGtgttattttctaattaattttgcAGGGTAGCACGCTTGGGAAAAGTGAGGAAATAATATCATCACTTAGAAGGGTAGTTGAGTTTATATAAGGTAGGAGTTTgaattaatataaaaagaaaatctgATTAGGTTATCATAAACAGTATATGATGAAATAAAATGCTGGAAGGAGCTACAATGATTAACCATTTAAAATCGAATTAAACACTTCGGAAACTAATGATAGCGATTCCACCAAGGTGAGTCTAGTAAGTCAACACAATTATGAGCAATTTTATAACAATTAGGTTGTAGGCAAAACCATGTAAAGTAGATGAAAGAAGGAATTTAGTTTTAGACTTGCCACATATTTTGAAAAACACGTTAAGCTTTCTCAAGGTATACATCTATCAAATGGAGTGGGAAAGAAAGGTTGTAGTAAACGCATCAAGCTAGACATTTCACTAATATTCAAGCCTACCAACTAGACTTACCTCAGAAAATGAAGCAACTGATCGAAGCTGATTAAATCCAAGATCCAAGTGTGTCAATCTCGAGCACTTCCGGAGATTATCAACTTTTGCAAACTTGTTTCGGCTAAGATCAAGGGTTTCAACAGCTGGAAGGAGCTGAATTGACTCATCCATTAGAATCAAACTGTTGCACGCACAGGATACAGAACACAGTCGATTCCACTGTGGGGATTCTTTGATGTCAGCAATTCGACTAGCAAACACATGACGTAATGCATCCTGAAATTTAAAAGAGAGAAGACATGTGTCAACATGTATAGCCATCAAAGCAATAGCCTttcaagatgaaaaaaaagTGAAACGCAGGGAAGATAGAACCACAACCCGCAAAGTGAAGACTTGgagaagaaaaaataataaagatcaGGTCTACTTGCTCCTAGTCTAGTAAATGGTAATAGCTGGAGGGAATGAAAATGAAGTTTTGAGTGCAAATTTTGTATGGAATGTCATGTATTCGCATCCAAAGGTAATACAACTCCGTAAGAAAACATTTATTTTGCTTCACTGACTTCTCATCACACATAAGTCATACACATATTTGTACGCGATAAAAGATAACAGAAGTTTAAGAGGGAATAAACACTAGAAGAAATGCATCAACTTGTACATTTACACATACAACTCTAACCAAATTACATCAATTTCTACATTTACACATAAAACTTTAACAGTTTAACCACTAAAATCTTTTAAGTGGTTGTGTGGCAACTGGCAAGTGGAAAAGGAATTTTGGGGACTTAACGATAACACAAGAATAAAGAATTGGTAGTTGGAACTTGGTAAACTAATTGATGTCTCCTTGTTTGGTATGCATAAGGAATaggttaaaaaaacaaaaatgcgCTCATTCATCTTTTTGTCCTTTGCTTTCATTACTAAAAAGGTCATTTTACTATAATGGAAAAATTGTCCTGAATAATCCAATATATTGCCCATTATCCGTGAATGATCCCaccttttgaaaaattttagatAATCCAACCTTCGCCTTCATTTTATTGAAAATGGACCCTCCAAAAAACAAATCGTCTATTCCAGGTTACTGCTAGCCGTCATCCTCCTCCTTCTTTATAAGCTTGCTTCCATGGTGTACCACCCCAAattttggagagagaaaaaaaaactttcacatctttaatttaaataaaatcttaCTTTTAAAAAGCATGAACTCTAATTCATCTTCTTCTCAAAGTGTTGgttcaattttcaaaaattatgtgaaatgTGAGCATGATTTCAAAACAAAGTTGCAAAGGGCAAAGAAAGGTTCCCGGGCTAGTGAGAAATTTTATTCGTGTCCAAAATGAAGAGGAAGAGGTAGATGGAGACTTTGATGAAAGAGAGattttttaattagaaaaataaaaggtaCTCTTTGAATgagttaaaaggaaaagggattCACCGGTTGTAACCGGTTCTTTGCAACAAAGGTCTATTCGAAACAAAAGATAtacaaagattggattatttaaaaaatttcaaaagatgGGATTATTAAGAAAGAATGGGCAATATGGATTATTGACATTATTCAGGACAATTTTTTCTACTCTATTTTGCCAAGTCTGACCCATCTATTTTGCCAAGTCTGACCCAACTACCTACCGGCTACCAGTCACCCTATACAAGAACTAAAATTCACTTTATGGTTATAATTGGTCGCTCTAAGATTAtaacactttaagattataagtgatcactttaagactaaaAAAATGACCACTTATAGTtggtcactttaagattataagtaatcacttaatGTTacaagtaatcattttaagactGTACATGTACATTGGGTAAGATTGTCTCATTGTAAGActatctcatttgagaatttgtgatttGCTACACTAGCTTAGATCTTAGCTAACCCATTTTTACTATTCATTTGAAAgagttttttgtgtttttagctTAGTTGTTATCTTAGTTATTTTACTTATTCGGGTAAACTTTGCATTAGTTCATTCCTAATTGGAGTAGAGCTATTTCTTAATTGGAGTAGGATGTCTACAGCTCCTAGTTAGTGTAGTAATTGTCTCTAATACCTCCCGGGTGTAGTATTCGTCTCTAATTTCTCCTAGGTGAGTAGGATTTGTCTCTAATTCCTAATTTGAAACCATTGGAGTAAAATTTGTCTCCAAATCCTCATAACAAGTTTTGCGTCCAAATCCTAGTAGACATAGAATGTGATAATTATTCGTAATTTTTTATCAGTTTAGAAATTTGAGTATGGATCAAAGTCTAACTTAAATTTCAACTTGTATTTAGGAGTCTTTTAAGTGAGTGCATCCTTACTTATATAAATCTACACATTATGATTGAATATCAgttttaaattgtaaattaattGATGAGCTTTTGCTATCAACGTTTACAAAACTAAACATCACTTGCTGCGGCTTGAGATGATTTTCTAGTTCTAAATGTGGTCAGGAACAGTCCTCTCAACTTGCAGAATTATATGTCATTCACTTATCCATCCTGCTCCCACCCTTGTTATGTATCAGTTCTACACCCAAGCAAATCCAGGAATAACCACGGTAGTGCACAAAGACAAGCATGAATAAAAATTTTGCATAGCTGAAACAGAATTCCTCTATAAATTATCCCCCCATCATTGTGTAATCTATAGATTCCGTTAAACTTGACTCACCATACCTCTAGAAAACCCACATGAATACCACATGCAACAATTCCAATGTAAAACTACTTGTATCAACTCTAATTTCTATCTTTCAGATGTCCTAAAGAGCTgtaacttaaaaacagaaagcAGTAGGGATGTTTACAGTTTGCATTGGGCAAGTGTCAACTCAGTGGTTCAACTCTTATCATCTTGGGTCCTTGCATATATTTACAATCTTTCATGGTCACACAATCATACTCACTGTTGAAATTCAGTGTAATATCCAAACACTCAATTCAATATGTGACAATACAATCAAACAATTTTGGTAAAGCTAGACGTTCACTACAAGCGATGGGAAGAGGGAATTATCTTTAGTGTAGGTGGTGAGAATCAAATTCCTACCACAAGGGTGAAATGGAAAACGCGCAACCACTAGGCTAATCCATGATTCTCACCATCAAACAATtttacaacttcaaaacaaaaacattACACTAGCTTCTCCAATAATTACATCAATATTAAAAACTTACAGTGGAATTGTGACAAATAAGCTTCTCCAAAGTATGTCGCAACTCAAGTAAACCTTTAGCAGCAGAGGTAGAAAGATCACAACCACGAATCTCCAAAACCTTCAATCTTCCAAAAGGAAGCAACGACAATGGTGTAGGATCCCTAGAAGGATGAGGCAAAACTGACACAATTTTCATGGATGTGAGACGACAAAGAATCCTCCGTAGTTGCTCCAAAGCTCGATGATCACCAAGATCCGAAACATATGCCCGAAGATAATCAACCGGAGCTCCGGATATCAATCTCTCCAATTCTCCAAGCGCTTCAAGCCTGGATTGAACATAGTGAAGACCAACTGGATTCACTTTCAAAATTAGGGTTCCTTCGATTAATCCGCTAGCATTTTTCTGCACGAATTTGACTAGAGATTCAAGATAACGATCTCCAGTGACGATCTCCATTGATTTGACCACAAGTTTCAAGGATTTAGAGTTGATTTTCATATGAATATAGCATAGTTGGTTACAATTGGAAGGATGATTAAGTGTTTTGGAATCCAGAAAAGGTCGACGGAATTGGAACTTGAGATCAATAATTGAAAGAAAGATCCAAATAAGATGCTATAACGAATTTTTTTCTTCTATCTGTCGTTGCgttaagaataatattatttgaatcgtttaatcgcattattataattattaattttttataatttttaaatacatatataatttaatatataaatgttaaaataatacgttagattgcgtaaaaagtcaaatttaaCAAGTACAGTGAAACGGAAGATTTCttgaatatttattattttgctatttGTTTGGTCGATGCTTTAGTGTCAGTGTTGTTAGGGGTGTATAAAATGGAGATTGGACCGGGGTTTCAGACCAAAACCGGTTGAGACCGAACCTAAATCGAATGCACCGGGGCTCCGGGTCTTACTGATTCTTCATTTCAAGTTTCCGATTAAGCCCAAAAAAAATTCGAATTAGACcagatatatataaaagttgTACCAAAAATAGAACACAAGTTATACAATCAATGTTCTCATTTTAGAATTTAATTTCGAAAGAGATATACCAAAATAATTTACATATCCATAGAAAATGTTAAtctaattttatgaaaaatgcATAACAACAGTGATAAAGAAAATGGTTTGAATAAAATGTAAACTAGAAAGATTATACTTCTTGTGGCTTTCTAACAATCAATGAATGAATTCTCTTCCCCTTCTCCTCTTATTTATACAACTTTTCTCTAAATCTTATTCCTTCAATAactaattactaataataataataataataataataataataataataataataataatattaataataataatactagacAGAGAAAacagtagaaatgtttaaaaagTGTATAATTTGGAAATAGTTACGCTTCAGTGAGACGTTTTTATCCGTGTAACTGGCCCAGacctaataattatttaaaaatatt
This genomic stretch from Amaranthus tricolor cultivar Red isolate AtriRed21 chromosome 9, ASM2621246v1, whole genome shotgun sequence harbors:
- the LOC130824464 gene encoding uncharacterized protein LOC130824464 is translated as MKINSKSLKLVVKSMEIVTGDRYLESLVKFVQKNASGLIEGTLILKVNPVGLHYVQSRLEALGELERLISGAPVDYLRAYVSDLGDHRALEQLRRILCRLTSMKIVSVLPHPSRDPTPLSLLPFGRLKVLEIRGCDLSTSAAKGLLELRHTLEKLICHNSTDALRHVFASRIADIKESPQWNRLCSVSCACNSLILMDESIQLLPAVETLDLSRNKFAKVDNLRKCSRLTHLDLGFNQLRSVASFSEVTCHISKLVLRNNALTTLRGIENLKSIEGLDVSYNIISNYVELEVLSSLPALRNIWLEGNPLCCARWYRPLVFSFFRHPEEVKLDDKEMSTREFWKRQIIIARRHSRPASYGFYFPAREDNEVEEGFINGKRKKFSRLACIESEEPGMSMFFEQDSCDDDRQGGEEDLSDKEGELTSLINRIEFMKKERSKLWLEEFKDWMDQGSENWVDEGKIATLSFGNSNLGDTSKWRHVGASSKYLESVSDSFMNSGDDRSSNAQETNSSFASSAAGNHCCQLLQFASENGETKSQILARALDGDPSKLYFAKGKIYRQLADFNSAAASTSAKDGDEEKDDVSSRPLTATKSIEELAPSSGPRLSPPHYEEDILYRRHYMEEEFLLASADSLSGASSDSNTSCDEQDGCEVPFSKYEQFTDEEVLAWDINGKYSPLLVAKGDNGFHVPEIVQGLGSLDFCTQLPITELGENDNSLEMFCGNEHTGNNDEDAITSHKLDADSYGKNFKRKPKKRVVSLSDSTSCCSDDVKYGQQKQTTNSIHHPGKACGKVNAELMNDEAGADDNIENYFNSFVADSTNHETCKQYMMCNYVDGRQPILRERQVAVVLSSQWKLYAILLNGELNGSGNTMRLLASHKVEDMNEVLIGLGLLVIWVYVNEDTKYLLITRCKEKTRNLLFMMGIISHRERNKCSVRSLDQAQLNSFGRQIGDSWGINVYHYCMVLFCHNNNEEEEWVSRSLFVNGGHLFVCIEDIVHFSSLSANADAASYFLLDTRCSIANVCEMVIEAKSNECQCLTLTVREDCNVFCLSSIAVKMKQKIGFQNGSPATRVETWKLKWFSAESVRQFVTLLMAIHEGSTGYSMSVTYIT